Proteins encoded by one window of Paenibacillus urinalis:
- a CDS encoding nucleoside deaminase, with protein sequence MVNDTDLAHLKRCIELAGTALEAGDEPFGSVLVSADGTVLAEERNHVGGGDPTQHPEFALARWAAEHMDPLERSQATVYTSGEHCPMCAAAHGWVGLGRIVYASSSAQLCMWLNDMGARSSRVLNLPIHEVIRDTVVDGPVPELAEQVRQLHQQLHAR encoded by the coding sequence ATGGTCAATGATACAGATCTTGCACATTTGAAACGCTGCATAGAGCTAGCAGGAACAGCTCTTGAAGCAGGTGACGAGCCCTTCGGTTCCGTCCTTGTATCCGCTGATGGCACCGTACTTGCCGAGGAACGTAACCATGTAGGAGGCGGTGACCCTACCCAGCATCCCGAATTTGCATTAGCACGTTGGGCTGCAGAGCACATGGACCCACTAGAACGAAGCCAAGCAACCGTATATACATCTGGCGAGCATTGTCCAATGTGTGCTGCTGCCCATGGATGGGTTGGCTTGGGACGGATCGTTTATGCAAGTTCCTCAGCTCAGCTGTGCATGTGGCTAAATGATATGGGCGCCCGCTCATCTCGGGTGCTGAACCTCCCTATTCACGAAGTTATTCGTGATACCGTAGTAGATGGCCCTGTGCCGGAGCTAGCCGAGCAAGTCCGGCAGCTGCATCAGCAGTTACATGCCCGCTAA
- a CDS encoding organic hydroperoxide resistance protein translates to MKTLYETTVINTGGRQGIVQSPDNVFLLEVAAPPELGGKDTTATNPEQLFAAGYSACFNSALEFQLKKNNVQIEKSTVSATVYLKTDPADNGVKLEVELDVRIDGLDEETARKYVALAHDYCPYSKAIKGNVNVTVSMG, encoded by the coding sequence ATGAAAACATTGTATGAAACAACGGTAATCAATACAGGAGGGCGTCAAGGCATTGTGCAATCTCCGGATAATGTATTTTTGCTGGAGGTTGCTGCACCTCCGGAGCTAGGCGGCAAGGATACAACGGCTACCAACCCTGAGCAGCTGTTTGCGGCTGGATACAGTGCCTGCTTTAATTCAGCACTTGAGTTCCAATTGAAGAAGAACAATGTACAAATCGAGAAGAGCACCGTGTCCGCAACGGTATATTTAAAAACCGATCCGGCAGATAACGGTGTTAAGCTTGAGGTGGAGCTGGATGTGCGAATCGACGGTTTGGATGAGGAGACAGCTCGCAAGTATGTGGCGCTTGCTCATGATTATTGCCCGTACTCCAAAGCCATTAAAGGAAATGTTAATGTAACTGTAAGCATGGGATAA
- a CDS encoding Lrp/AsnC family transcriptional regulator — protein sequence MDDLDKQILLRLQEEGRISMTDLGKAVSLSQPAVTERVRRMEENGIIDHYRAVITPEKINKQISAFILFYTKGCDNFVSYCKEARDVVELHRISGHQYNFLVKLVTESLLTLESAINELGKYGDSTTMIVLSSPIKQDQLIP from the coding sequence ATGGACGATCTGGACAAACAAATCTTGCTGCGGTTGCAGGAGGAAGGGCGCATCTCTATGACGGATCTAGGAAAGGCCGTCTCCTTATCACAGCCCGCCGTTACGGAGCGAGTACGCCGCATGGAAGAGAACGGAATTATTGATCATTATCGTGCAGTCATTACCCCAGAGAAGATCAACAAGCAAATATCTGCATTCATTCTGTTTTATACTAAAGGATGTGATAACTTCGTCAGTTATTGTAAAGAAGCACGCGATGTCGTTGAGTTGCATCGAATCAGCGGACATCAGTACAATTTTCTTGTCAAACTGGTTACCGAATCTTTACTAACCTTGGAGAGTGCAATTAATGAGCTTGGAAAATATGGTGACTCAACGACCATGATCGTACTCTCATCACCAATCAAGCAAGACCAGTTAATCCCTTAA
- the pelA gene encoding pectate lyase has product MLAKFKKIPALLALSLIFSVITLLIPPSSTVLASSGETASISDILKYQQADGGWKKDYSSTSGEWSKSTIDNKATYTEIRRLAAEYQKTNNTLYSAAAIRGINFLLNMQYANGGWPQIYNSSGYHKHITFNDNAMINVMILLDDVANKKGDFSFVDSTLASRASTAVSKGINLILQIQVSVNGKLTVWGQQHDSSTLKPAGARSYEVPSLSAQESVNIVKFLKTRASTTAIANSITAAEDWFKAVKITGIKVVKTTDDVVVVSDPSAPAIWARFYEINTNKPIFVGRDGVVKYKLSDIEQERRVNYSWYGNWANSLGIY; this is encoded by the coding sequence ATGTTGGCAAAGTTCAAGAAGATTCCAGCTCTCTTGGCATTATCCTTGATATTCTCCGTTATCACTCTCCTGATTCCGCCTTCCTCTACTGTTCTAGCGAGTTCGGGAGAAACGGCAAGTATTTCCGACATACTCAAATATCAGCAAGCCGATGGCGGATGGAAAAAGGATTACAGCTCGACGAGCGGAGAATGGTCCAAATCTACGATTGATAATAAGGCGACTTATACCGAGATCAGAAGATTGGCCGCGGAATACCAGAAAACAAACAATACTCTATATTCAGCTGCTGCGATCCGTGGAATCAACTTCTTGCTAAACATGCAATATGCGAATGGAGGCTGGCCGCAAATATACAACAGCTCCGGTTATCACAAGCACATCACATTTAATGACAACGCCATGATTAACGTTATGATTCTACTCGATGACGTCGCTAACAAAAAAGGCGATTTTTCCTTTGTGGACAGCACGTTAGCCAGCAGAGCCAGTACTGCTGTATCCAAGGGAATTAACTTGATTTTGCAAATTCAGGTGTCTGTGAACGGTAAACTTACCGTTTGGGGACAACAGCATGATTCCTCAACACTAAAGCCGGCTGGAGCAAGATCCTATGAGGTTCCTTCTCTTAGCGCACAGGAAAGTGTGAACATCGTTAAATTCCTCAAGACTAGAGCCTCTACTACGGCAATTGCAAATAGTATCACGGCAGCGGAAGATTGGTTCAAAGCTGTAAAAATCACCGGTATCAAAGTAGTAAAGACTACGGATGATGTTGTGGTGGTTAGTGATCCGAGTGCGCCGGCCATTTGGGCTCGTTTCTATGAGATCAATACAAATAAACCGATCTTTGTCGGTCGAGATGGTGTAGTGAAGTACAAGCTAAGTGATATTGAACAAGAGCGAAGAGTTAATTATTCCTGGTATGGGAACTGGGCCAACAGCTTGGGAATCTATTAA
- the ilvA gene encoding threonine ammonia-lyase IlvA, with translation MEPVETSRSGNVPVVGMEDIVRAHHVLREVIVRTPLQRDAVLSAKYNCEVYLKREDLQVVRSFKIRGAYNMIRSLSQEERERGIVCASAGNHAQGVAFSCNALGIQGKIFMPSTTPSQKVKQVRRFGGSNVEVVLTGDTYDDSYEAAMRVCKEQELTFIHPFDQPKIIAGNGTIGMEIMEDLDAPADYVFVTIGGGGLAAGVGAYIKTVHPETKVIGVEPLGAASMTEAIDQKQVVTLQQIDKFVDGAAVKRVGDLTYDICKNALDDILKVPEGKACTTILELYNENAIVVEPAGSLSVAALAQYKDQIQGKKVVCIISGGNNDIDRMQEIKERSLMYEGLKHYFMINFPQRAGALREFLEDVLGPNDDIARFEYTKKNDKENGPALVGIELMYTEDYEPLIERMNRKNIQYTELNKDLNLFNLLI, from the coding sequence ATGGAACCAGTAGAGACATCAAGAAGTGGAAATGTCCCTGTTGTGGGAATGGAAGATATCGTCAGAGCACACCATGTGCTGAGAGAGGTTATCGTACGTACACCACTCCAGCGTGATGCTGTGTTATCTGCGAAATACAATTGCGAAGTTTATCTAAAGAGAGAAGATTTGCAAGTCGTTCGTTCATTTAAAATCCGTGGTGCTTACAACATGATCCGGAGTCTGTCCCAGGAGGAGAGAGAACGGGGGATTGTATGCGCGAGTGCTGGGAACCATGCGCAAGGGGTTGCTTTTTCATGTAATGCCTTGGGAATTCAGGGCAAGATCTTTATGCCAAGCACGACACCGAGTCAGAAGGTTAAGCAGGTAAGACGTTTTGGAGGAAGCAATGTGGAGGTCGTCCTTACAGGCGACACTTATGACGATTCCTATGAAGCGGCGATGCGTGTATGCAAGGAGCAGGAGCTTACGTTTATTCACCCGTTTGATCAACCGAAGATCATTGCAGGCAACGGAACAATTGGTATGGAGATCATGGAGGATCTGGACGCTCCCGCGGATTATGTGTTTGTGACCATTGGCGGCGGTGGACTCGCGGCAGGGGTAGGTGCGTATATCAAAACAGTTCATCCGGAAACGAAGGTCATTGGCGTAGAGCCGCTAGGCGCAGCTTCCATGACGGAGGCCATTGATCAGAAGCAGGTCGTTACCCTGCAGCAGATTGATAAATTTGTGGATGGTGCCGCGGTTAAACGTGTGGGTGATCTCACCTATGATATTTGCAAGAACGCCCTGGATGATATCTTAAAGGTGCCGGAAGGCAAGGCATGTACGACCATTCTTGAATTGTATAACGAAAATGCCATTGTGGTTGAACCGGCGGGTTCCTTGTCTGTTGCTGCACTTGCGCAGTATAAGGATCAGATTCAAGGGAAAAAAGTCGTCTGCATCATCAGTGGGGGCAATAATGACATTGACCGGATGCAAGAGATTAAGGAACGTTCGCTCATGTATGAAGGGCTGAAGCATTATTTCATGATTAACTTCCCGCAGCGTGCGGGGGCACTCCGTGAATTTTTGGAGGATGTGCTCGGTCCAAATGATGATATCGCCCGGTTTGAATATACGAAGAAGAATGACAAAGAGAACGGTCCGGCCCTGGTCGGCATTGAGCTGATGTACACCGAGGATTACGAGCCGCTCATCGAGCGTATGAATCGAAAAAATATTCAATATACCGAGCTGAACAAGGATCTTAATCTCTTTAATCTCTTGATCTGA
- a CDS encoding alkene reductase, which produces MINNELLQPVRIGPWQLQTRIVMAPMTRSFANDATGTVGEDVIAYYQRRAEDGIGLIITEGILPTIQGKGTFGVPGLYTSEQVSAWRKVTEAVHEKGGTIIAQLWHVGRLTHPDLTGGRPPLAPSALRAEGLVHRLHKPYAMPKEMTDEDIRMTVHHFKQAANNAIQAGFNGVEIHGAHGYLIDQFASESTNRRTDGYGGHRTQRLRLMREILSAIGEDIGMERVVLRFSELKDDEPSFRWLDPIAEIESYIEMFHEVGLQVIHPSTNHFSQPMWEGLTFHELVRSRWEGYIIGVGNRTPDSAVTAIRSGVIDLAAFGRPLLANNDFVNRLKTGLPLNPYDSAIHLAQLI; this is translated from the coding sequence ATGATAAATAACGAATTGTTACAGCCCGTTCGAATCGGGCCCTGGCAACTACAAACACGGATTGTAATGGCTCCAATGACGCGCTCATTTGCCAATGATGCTACGGGTACGGTTGGTGAGGATGTCATTGCTTACTATCAACGCCGAGCGGAAGACGGAATAGGCCTTATCATCACAGAAGGCATTTTACCGACAATCCAAGGAAAAGGGACCTTTGGAGTACCTGGATTATATACAAGCGAGCAAGTGAGTGCCTGGCGCAAAGTCACGGAGGCAGTACATGAAAAAGGGGGCACCATTATAGCACAGCTATGGCATGTCGGCAGGCTGACCCATCCTGATTTAACAGGGGGCCGTCCACCTCTTGCCCCCTCTGCTCTGCGAGCTGAGGGGCTTGTACATCGGTTGCATAAACCTTACGCTATGCCTAAGGAAATGACGGATGAAGATATTCGTATGACCGTACATCACTTTAAACAGGCAGCTAATAATGCTATTCAAGCCGGTTTTAACGGGGTCGAAATTCACGGAGCCCATGGCTATCTAATCGATCAATTTGCATCGGAATCCACAAATCGACGTACGGATGGTTATGGTGGTCACAGGACTCAGCGTCTGAGACTGATGAGAGAAATACTTTCTGCCATTGGTGAGGATATCGGTATGGAGCGTGTCGTTCTACGCTTCTCTGAATTGAAAGACGATGAGCCCAGCTTCCGATGGTTAGACCCTATCGCTGAGATCGAGTCATACATCGAGATGTTTCACGAGGTTGGTCTGCAAGTCATCCATCCATCTACAAACCATTTCTCCCAGCCGATGTGGGAAGGTCTGACATTTCACGAGCTCGTGCGGAGTCGATGGGAAGGTTATATCATCGGAGTTGGCAATCGTACTCCCGATTCTGCTGTGACAGCCATCCGTTCAGGTGTGATCGATCTGGCTGCATTTGGCCGTCCCTTGCTGGCAAATAACGATTTTGTTAACCGCCTTAAGACCGGATTGCCGCTCAATCCTTATGATTCAGCAATCCATTTAGCACAATTGATCTAG